A genomic region of Xanthomonas campestris pv. phormiicola contains the following coding sequences:
- a CDS encoding glycosidase-like protein: MASIALRWLAGMLFAMSACGCGAATPAAAPWMGANVKVSAQAPWGSDAAQRSLQQLADAGAERALLVAFVWQATPQSDAPVLGSDSSVEQVRAGLRQMRAAGLQPVLKVHLWIPGHWAGDAAPADRAAWFGAYQRVLLQLAQVAADERAEALIVGTELRGLQDAPQWPALVAAVRQVYRGPLGYVADGLEQAERFGYWDRFDFVGTSLYPALSAVPAQRLTQMRAAAARVQALGTRSGRPVWVAELGLRSARGSLAAPWESPEQRTAAVDTALQAQVLRDWRRVLGEQRIAGIALWCWYTDPDAGGAHDSDFTVQHKPAQAVLARH; encoded by the coding sequence ATGGCGTCGATTGCCTTGAGGTGGCTGGCCGGCATGCTGTTCGCGATGAGCGCCTGCGGCTGCGGTGCGGCCACGCCCGCGGCAGCGCCGTGGATGGGCGCCAACGTCAAGGTATCGGCGCAGGCGCCGTGGGGCAGCGACGCGGCGCAGCGCTCGCTGCAGCAGTTGGCCGACGCCGGCGCCGAACGCGCGCTGCTGGTCGCCTTCGTCTGGCAGGCCACGCCGCAGTCCGACGCTCCGGTGCTGGGCAGCGACAGCAGCGTGGAGCAGGTGCGTGCCGGGCTGCGGCAGATGCGCGCGGCCGGCCTGCAGCCGGTGCTGAAGGTGCACCTGTGGATCCCGGGACATTGGGCCGGCGATGCCGCGCCGGCCGATCGCGCCGCCTGGTTCGGTGCCTACCAGCGCGTGCTGCTGCAGCTGGCGCAGGTCGCCGCCGACGAACGGGCCGAGGCCTTGATCGTCGGCACCGAATTGCGCGGCCTGCAGGACGCGCCGCAGTGGCCGGCGCTGGTGGCGGCGGTGCGCCAGGTCTATCGCGGTCCGCTGGGCTATGTGGCCGATGGCCTGGAGCAGGCCGAGCGTTTCGGCTACTGGGACCGCTTCGATTTCGTCGGCACCAGCCTGTACCCGGCGTTGTCGGCGGTGCCGGCGCAGCGGCTGACGCAGATGCGCGCGGCGGCGGCGCGGGTGCAGGCGCTGGGCACGCGCAGCGGGCGTCCGGTGTGGGTGGCGGAACTGGGCCTGCGCTCGGCGCGCGGCAGCCTGGCCGCGCCCTGGGAAAGTCCCGAGCAGCGTACCGCCGCGGTGGATACGGCCCTGCAGGCGCAGGTGCTGCGGGACTGGCGCCGCGTACTCGGTGAACAGCGCATCGCCGGCATCGCGCTGTGGTGCTGGTACACCGATCCGGACGCCGGCGGCGCGCACGACAGCGATTTCACCGTGCAGCACAAGCCGGCGCAGGCGGTGCTGGCGCGGCACTGA
- the pncB gene encoding nicotinate phosphoribosyltransferase has product MIIDSLLDTDLYKFTMMQAVLHQHPGAQVEYRFKCRTPGIDLAQFLPQISEEIDALCALRFRAEELDYLRGLRFIKPDFADFLGLFHLDRKYLQLQASTTVPGEIELSLRGPWLHTILFEVPLLAIVNEVWFRNTGGDDHAEGLRRLQAKIALLRDSSGYGGCAIADYGTRRRYSRAWHGELLPVLQQTLGTQFVGTSNVYFARRYGLTPLGTMAHEYLQAFQALGPRLRDSQAAALESWAREYRGDLGIALSDVVGLDAFLRDFDLYFCKLFDGMRHDSGDPFEWGERVLAHLQRHRVDPRGKVLVFSDGLDIDKVMRLYAHFHGRCMLAFGVGTNLTNDLGPAPLQIVIKMVRCNGQPVAKLSDSPGKNLCDDPAYLAYLRQVFDVAADHP; this is encoded by the coding sequence ATGATCATCGATTCGCTGCTCGACACCGACCTCTACAAGTTCACGATGATGCAGGCGGTGCTGCACCAGCATCCCGGCGCACAGGTGGAATACCGCTTCAAGTGCCGCACCCCGGGCATCGACCTGGCGCAGTTCCTGCCGCAGATCTCCGAGGAGATCGATGCGCTGTGCGCGCTGCGCTTCCGCGCCGAGGAACTGGACTACCTGCGCGGCCTGCGCTTCATCAAGCCGGACTTCGCCGATTTCCTGGGGCTGTTCCATCTGGACCGCAAGTATCTGCAGCTGCAGGCCTCGACCACGGTGCCGGGCGAGATCGAGCTCAGCCTGCGTGGGCCGTGGCTGCACACCATCCTGTTCGAAGTGCCGCTGCTGGCGATCGTCAACGAGGTCTGGTTCCGCAACACCGGCGGCGACGATCATGCCGAGGGCCTGCGCCGCTTGCAGGCCAAGATCGCGCTGCTGCGCGACAGCAGCGGCTACGGCGGCTGCGCGATCGCCGATTACGGCACCCGCCGGCGCTATTCGCGGGCCTGGCACGGCGAGCTGCTGCCGGTGCTGCAGCAGACCCTGGGCACGCAGTTCGTCGGCACCAGCAACGTGTATTTCGCCCGCCGCTACGGGCTGACCCCGCTGGGCACGATGGCCCACGAATACCTGCAGGCGTTCCAGGCGCTGGGCCCGCGGCTGCGCGATTCGCAGGCCGCGGCGCTGGAATCGTGGGCGCGCGAGTACCGCGGCGACCTCGGCATCGCCCTGTCCGACGTGGTCGGGCTGGACGCCTTCCTGCGCGACTTCGACCTGTACTTCTGCAAGCTGTTCGACGGCATGCGCCACGATTCCGGCGACCCGTTCGAATGGGGCGAGCGCGTGCTGGCGCACCTGCAGCGGCACCGGGTGGACCCGCGCGGCAAGGTGCTGGTGTTCAGCGACGGCCTGGACATCGACAAGGTGATGCGGCTGTACGCGCATTTCCACGGCCGCTGCATGCTCGCCTTCGGCGTGGGCACCAACCTCACCAACGACCTGGGGCCGGCGCCGCTGCAGATCGTGATCAAGATGGTCCGCTGCAACGGCCAGCCGGTGGCCAAGCTCAGCGACTCGCCGGGCAAGAACCTGTGCGACGACCCGGCCTACCTGGCCTATCTGCGCCAGGTGTTCGACGTGGCCGCCGATCACCCATAG
- the bcsA gene encoding UDP-forming cellulose synthase catalytic subunit, with amino-acid sequence MSAASASRTGQPMHTLANWSLWALGALLLVFVVAIPMDVPQQMLFSLVVFAAALLLRRSGSRLAVLVMMSLSLAMSSRYIWWRITQTMGVSSVVDLSLGLGLLLAEVYAFTILVLGYFQVLWPLNRRPVPLPADQSAWPTVDLFIPTYNEPLSVVRSTILAASVMDWPADKLNIYLLDDGRRDEFREFCVQAGIHYVTRTNNFHAKAGNINAALKKSSGEYVAIFDCDHIPTRSFLQVAMGWFLRDRMLAVVQMPHYFFSADPFERNLGNHGKVPNEGELFYGLLQDGNDQWDATFFCGSCAVIKRKPLEEVGGVAVETVTEDAHTALKLHRRGYRSAYITVPQAAGLATESLSGHVAQRIRWARGMAQIARLDNPLLGKGLRLSQRLCYANAMLHFFYGLPRIIYLTAPLAYLFFGAHVIHASALMILAYALPHIMQANLTNLRTQGKFRHLLWNEVYETTLAWYILRPTLVALFNPKLGKFNVTPKGGLVTRSYFDRQIAKPYLFLLVLNLAGLAAGAMRLVYTDATGEAQTIWFNLAWTVYNVLLLGATIATASEMRQVRRSHRVPLDIPATLYLPDGQELACRTVNFSTGGMALNLVETAPVEPDTLVDVGLSQRNVERRLPAIVRHDRDGHISVQFRAMSIEQERWLVACTFARADIWVSQWGRHDRDNFWKSMGQVFAASMRGFQRLGQHVGDSVRGGFRSRPAGEESAP; translated from the coding sequence ATGAGCGCTGCGTCCGCATCGCGTACCGGTCAACCCATGCATACACTGGCCAATTGGTCGCTGTGGGCGCTGGGCGCCTTGTTGTTGGTGTTCGTGGTCGCCATTCCGATGGACGTGCCGCAGCAGATGCTGTTCTCGCTGGTGGTGTTCGCCGCGGCGCTGCTGCTGCGCCGCAGCGGCAGCCGGCTGGCCGTGCTGGTGATGATGTCGCTGTCGCTGGCGATGTCCTCGCGCTACATCTGGTGGCGCATCACCCAGACCATGGGCGTGAGCAGCGTGGTCGATCTGAGCCTGGGCCTGGGCCTGCTGCTGGCCGAGGTGTATGCCTTCACCATCCTGGTGCTGGGCTATTTCCAGGTGCTGTGGCCGCTGAACCGGCGCCCGGTGCCGCTGCCCGCCGACCAGAGCGCGTGGCCGACGGTGGACCTGTTCATTCCCACCTACAACGAGCCGCTGTCGGTGGTGCGCTCCACCATCCTGGCCGCCAGCGTGATGGACTGGCCGGCGGACAAGCTCAACATCTATCTGCTCGACGACGGCCGCCGCGACGAGTTCCGCGAGTTCTGCGTGCAGGCCGGCATCCACTACGTCACCCGCACCAACAACTTCCACGCCAAGGCCGGCAACATCAACGCCGCGCTGAAGAAGTCCAGCGGCGAGTACGTGGCGATCTTCGACTGCGACCACATCCCGACCCGTTCGTTCCTGCAGGTGGCGATGGGCTGGTTCCTGCGCGACCGCATGCTGGCGGTGGTGCAGATGCCGCACTACTTCTTCTCCGCCGATCCGTTCGAGCGCAACCTCGGCAACCACGGCAAGGTGCCCAACGAGGGCGAGCTGTTCTACGGCCTGTTGCAGGACGGCAACGACCAGTGGGACGCGACCTTCTTCTGCGGCTCGTGCGCGGTGATCAAGCGCAAGCCGCTGGAGGAAGTCGGCGGGGTGGCGGTGGAAACGGTGACCGAGGATGCGCACACCGCGCTGAAGCTGCACCGGCGCGGCTACCGCAGCGCCTACATCACCGTGCCGCAGGCCGCCGGCCTGGCCACCGAGAGCCTGTCCGGCCACGTCGCCCAGCGCATCCGCTGGGCGCGCGGCATGGCGCAGATCGCGCGGCTGGACAACCCGCTGCTCGGCAAGGGCCTGCGCCTGTCGCAGCGGCTGTGCTACGCCAACGCGATGCTGCACTTCTTCTACGGGCTGCCGCGCATCATCTACCTGACCGCGCCGCTGGCCTACCTGTTCTTCGGCGCGCATGTGATCCACGCCTCGGCGCTGATGATCCTGGCCTACGCATTGCCGCACATCATGCAGGCCAACCTGACCAACCTGCGCACCCAGGGCAAGTTCCGCCACCTGCTGTGGAACGAGGTCTACGAGACCACGCTGGCCTGGTACATCCTGCGCCCGACCCTGGTAGCGCTGTTCAATCCCAAGCTCGGCAAGTTCAACGTCACCCCCAAGGGCGGCCTGGTCACGCGCAGCTATTTCGACCGGCAGATCGCCAAGCCCTACCTGTTCCTGCTGGTGCTGAACCTGGCCGGCCTGGCCGCCGGGGCGATGCGCCTGGTCTACACCGATGCCACCGGCGAAGCGCAGACGATCTGGTTCAACCTGGCCTGGACCGTCTACAACGTGCTGCTGCTCGGCGCCACCATCGCCACCGCCAGCGAGATGCGCCAGGTGCGCCGCTCGCACCGCGTGCCGCTGGACATCCCGGCCACGCTGTACCTGCCCGATGGCCAGGAACTGGCCTGCCGCACGGTCAACTTCTCCACCGGCGGCATGGCCTTGAACCTGGTCGAGACGGCGCCGGTGGAGCCGGATACGCTGGTCGACGTGGGCCTGTCGCAGCGCAATGTCGAACGGCGCCTGCCGGCGATCGTGCGCCACGACCGCGACGGACACATCAGCGTGCAGTTCCGCGCCATGTCGATCGAGCAGGAGCGCTGGCTGGTCGCCTGCACCTTCGCCCGCGCCGACATCTGGGTGTCGCAGTGGGGCCGCCACGACCGCGACAATTTCTGGAAATCGATGGGCCAGGTGTTCGCGGCGAGCATGCGCGGCTTCCAGCGCCTGGGCCAGCATGTCGGCGACAGCGTGCGCGGCGGCTTCCGTTCGCGTCCGGCCGGCGAGGAATCCGCGCCGTGA
- the bcsB gene encoding cellulose biosynthesis cyclic di-GMP-binding regulatory protein BcsB, whose protein sequence is MRLPALAACCLTILSGLALAQEPTLPATPAAPAATATAAVPGPAAPVPAAPTLGVQERSATLKQLGMDYEITLRGIQGSAGVAFSARTDEVVEAATLHLSYSYSPALLPELSHLKVTVNGVTVATLPVTRENAGKLQQTDVPIDPRLVSDYNQLNLQLIGHYTRECEDPDHTSLWANIDPATRLSLSTTPLVLANDLALLPVPFYDKRDTRRLELPFVFPQRPDLATLRSAGIVSSWFGAQAGYRGAVFNVSIGDVPATGNAVLFATPNTLPAELATAENGLGEIAGPTLAVVTNPRDPAGKLLLVLGRNDNDLQQAATALALGTPFNGAVARIGELKQAQPRKPYDAPNWISSDGPVRFADLVAQTSQLNVTGYHPDLIRVGLQLPPDLFVWQRDGIPVNLRYRYTVPDVRNKSALNVSINDAFVTTLPLSGRPYAESLPLQWWHDLKAKGAMPVEQKLLLPTGPFSANSQLRFHFFFDRPQAGECKNTFPDVSGAIDADSSVDLSSFHHYMAMPNLAAFGNAGYPFTRLADLSESTIVVPDEASDQDMSNLLTLLGKLGASTGYPALRATLIHAGEVEQHADSDLLVFGSSRSQPLFQRWSEHLPIGDGATGRRFSMTDWVMDTLPGFLSFDARRTDLPTTAEVAVKPAPGDVVLMGFESPLKPGRSVVALLAEDPASVGQLFDAWFEPATLKDFQGSVVLLQQGKIRSLAGNQAYYVGHLPLPTWARWYFSQHPLLLGLAVVLLSLLLALAARVVLRRHSAQRLREGQ, encoded by the coding sequence ATGCGCCTACCTGCCTTGGCCGCGTGCTGCCTCACCATCCTGTCCGGCCTGGCGCTGGCGCAGGAACCGACGCTTCCCGCCACGCCGGCGGCGCCCGCCGCCACCGCGACGGCCGCGGTGCCAGGACCGGCAGCGCCGGTGCCCGCGGCCCCGACACTGGGCGTGCAGGAACGTTCGGCGACGCTGAAGCAGCTCGGCATGGACTACGAAATCACCCTGCGCGGCATCCAGGGCAGCGCCGGCGTGGCGTTCAGCGCGCGCACCGACGAGGTGGTCGAGGCGGCGACGCTGCACCTGAGCTACAGCTACTCGCCGGCGCTGCTGCCGGAACTGTCGCACCTGAAGGTCACCGTCAACGGCGTCACCGTGGCGACCCTGCCGGTGACCCGCGAGAACGCCGGCAAGCTGCAGCAGACCGACGTGCCGATCGATCCGCGCCTGGTCAGCGACTACAACCAGCTCAACCTGCAGCTGATCGGGCACTACACCCGCGAATGCGAGGATCCCGACCACACCAGCCTGTGGGCCAACATCGACCCGGCCACGCGGCTGTCGCTGAGCACCACGCCGCTGGTGCTGGCCAACGACCTGGCGCTGCTGCCGGTGCCGTTCTACGACAAGCGCGACACGCGCCGGCTGGAACTGCCGTTCGTGTTCCCGCAGCGGCCGGACCTGGCCACGCTGCGCAGCGCCGGCATCGTCTCCTCGTGGTTCGGCGCGCAGGCCGGTTACCGCGGCGCGGTGTTCAACGTCTCCATCGGCGACGTGCCGGCGACCGGCAACGCGGTGCTGTTCGCCACCCCGAACACGCTGCCGGCCGAACTGGCGACCGCCGAGAACGGCCTGGGCGAGATCGCCGGCCCGACCCTGGCGGTGGTCACCAATCCGCGCGATCCGGCCGGCAAGCTGCTGCTGGTGCTCGGCCGCAACGACAACGACCTGCAGCAGGCGGCCACCGCGCTGGCGCTGGGCACGCCGTTCAACGGCGCCGTGGCCAGGATCGGCGAGCTGAAGCAGGCGCAGCCGCGCAAGCCCTACGACGCGCCGAACTGGATTTCCAGCGACGGCCCGGTGCGCTTCGCCGATCTGGTCGCGCAGACCTCGCAGCTCAATGTCACTGGCTACCACCCGGACCTGATCCGGGTCGGCCTGCAGCTGCCGCCGGACCTGTTCGTGTGGCAGCGCGACGGCATCCCGGTCAACCTGCGCTACCGCTACACGGTGCCGGACGTGCGCAACAAGTCCGCGCTCAACGTCAGCATCAACGATGCCTTCGTCACCACCCTGCCGCTGAGCGGGCGCCCGTACGCCGAATCGCTGCCGCTGCAGTGGTGGCACGACCTCAAGGCCAAGGGCGCGATGCCGGTGGAGCAGAAACTGCTGCTGCCGACCGGCCCGTTCTCGGCCAACAGCCAGCTGCGCTTCCACTTCTTCTTCGACCGCCCGCAGGCCGGCGAATGCAAGAACACCTTCCCCGACGTGTCCGGCGCGATCGACGCCGATTCGAGCGTGGACCTGAGTTCGTTCCACCACTACATGGCGATGCCGAACCTGGCCGCGTTCGGCAATGCCGGCTATCCGTTCACGCGCCTGGCCGACCTGTCCGAATCCACCATCGTGGTGCCGGACGAGGCCAGCGACCAGGACATGTCCAACCTGCTGACCCTGCTCGGCAAGCTCGGCGCCTCCACCGGCTATCCGGCCTTGCGCGCCACCCTGATCCATGCCGGCGAAGTGGAGCAGCACGCCGACAGCGACCTGCTGGTGTTCGGCTCCTCGCGCTCGCAGCCGCTGTTCCAGCGCTGGAGCGAGCACCTGCCGATCGGTGACGGCGCCACCGGCCGGCGCTTCTCGATGACCGACTGGGTGATGGACACGCTGCCCGGCTTCCTGTCCTTCGACGCGCGCCGCACCGACCTGCCGACCACCGCCGAAGTGGCGGTGAAGCCGGCCCCGGGCGACGTGGTGCTGATGGGCTTCGAGTCGCCGCTCAAGCCCGGGCGCAGCGTGGTCGCGCTGCTGGCCGAGGATCCGGCCAGCGTCGGCCAGCTGTTCGACGCCTGGTTCGAGCCGGCCACGCTGAAGGATTTCCAGGGCAGCGTGGTGCTGCTGCAGCAGGGCAAGATCCGCAGCCTGGCCGGCAACCAGGCCTATTACGTCGGCCACCTGCCGCTGCCGACCTGGGCGCGCTGGTACTTCTCGCAGCATCCGCTGCTGCTCGGCCTGGCGGTGGTGCTGCTGAGCCTGCTACTGGCGCTGGCCGCGCGCGTGGTGCTGCGCCGGCATTCGGCGCAACGGTTGCGGGAAGGGCAATGA
- the bcsZ gene encoding cellulose synthase complex periplasmic endoglucanase BcsZ: MTPHARQRRRVLGGALAAGAAALLPSLPATAAAAACAPWREWTGFVAKHIDDSGRVIDFSNADQRSTSEGQSYALFFALVANDQVLFDRLLGWTRHNLSGGRPQQVLPAWLWGRADDGSWRVLDDNTASDADLWIAYALLEAGRLWQRPGYTQAGMQTLALVRRHELAELPGFGGMLLPAMKGFAKPPRWTLNPSYLPIQLLRRFAAADPKGPWAGLAQRSARLLRDSAPVGFAPDWIGWDGRAFAVDPGKGALGSYDAIRVYLWAGMLDAGEPLRKALLEDLSGPLQQVQAQGHFSEKVDTRLGVGSGTAPPGFAAALLPYLSALRQPLLLKAQAQQIPAPGEAAAAKLPYYDRVLVLFGRGWLDNRYRFSADGLLQPAWRTQCSA; the protein is encoded by the coding sequence ATGACCCCGCACGCGCGACAGCGCCGCCGCGTGCTCGGCGGCGCGCTCGCCGCGGGCGCGGCGGCGCTGCTGCCGTCGCTGCCGGCCACCGCCGCTGCGGCCGCCTGCGCGCCGTGGCGCGAGTGGACCGGCTTCGTCGCCAAGCATATCGACGACAGCGGGCGGGTGATCGATTTCAGCAATGCCGATCAGCGCAGCACCTCCGAAGGCCAGTCCTACGCGCTGTTCTTCGCGCTGGTGGCCAACGACCAGGTGCTGTTTGACCGGCTGCTCGGCTGGACCCGGCACAACCTCAGCGGCGGCCGCCCGCAACAGGTGCTGCCGGCCTGGCTGTGGGGCCGCGCCGACGACGGCAGCTGGCGCGTGCTCGACGACAACACCGCCAGCGACGCCGACCTGTGGATCGCCTACGCGCTGCTGGAGGCCGGGCGCCTGTGGCAGCGGCCCGGCTACACCCAGGCCGGCATGCAGACGCTGGCGCTGGTGCGGCGCCACGAACTGGCCGAACTGCCCGGCTTCGGCGGCATGCTGTTGCCGGCGATGAAAGGCTTCGCCAAGCCGCCGCGCTGGACGCTCAATCCCAGCTACCTGCCGATCCAGCTGCTGCGCCGTTTCGCCGCCGCCGATCCGAAAGGACCGTGGGCCGGGCTGGCGCAGCGCAGCGCGCGCCTGCTGCGCGACAGCGCGCCGGTCGGCTTCGCGCCGGACTGGATCGGCTGGGACGGCCGCGCGTTCGCGGTCGATCCGGGCAAGGGCGCACTGGGCAGCTACGACGCGATCCGCGTGTACCTGTGGGCGGGCATGCTCGATGCCGGCGAACCGCTGCGCAAGGCGCTGCTCGAGGACCTGTCCGGTCCGCTGCAGCAGGTGCAAGCGCAGGGCCATTTCAGCGAAAAGGTGGACACGCGCCTGGGCGTCGGCAGCGGCACCGCGCCGCCCGGCTTCGCCGCCGCCCTGCTGCCGTACCTCAGTGCGCTGCGCCAGCCGCTGCTGCTGAAGGCGCAGGCGCAACAGATTCCCGCGCCCGGCGAGGCCGCCGCGGCGAAGCTTCCCTATTACGATCGGGTGCTGGTCCTGTTCGGGCGCGGCTGGCTCGATAACCGCTATCGCTTTTCCGCAGACGGCCTGCTGCAGCCCGCCTGGAGAACCCAATGTTCCGCATGA